In Lolium perenne isolate Kyuss_39 chromosome 5, Kyuss_2.0, whole genome shotgun sequence, the sequence GGCCCCCGGCGTGGCCGGGGCTCCTGCCGCGACGGCGCCGACCGTCGCCCCTACGACGCGGTCCCGGACCGGCACCCACAGCCCGAGTCTGAGATACTCTAGCGCCGAGTATCTCCTCACGGCCTCCACGTCCGAGCCCTCTCCGATTCCCGTCTCCGTACGGGCAGCTCTTCGGGATCCTCACTGGTTCGCTGCGATGCAGGATGAGTACGCCGCCCTACAGCGGAACCGCACCTGGACACTGGTCCCTCGGCCACCTCGCGCCAATGTCATCAGTGGCAAGTGGGTCTTTCGGCACAAGACTCACTCCGATGGCACCTTGAGCGCTACAAGGATCGCTGGGTGGTCCGCGGTTTCCGTCAGCGCGCCGGCGTTGACTTCACCGAGACTTTTGCACCGGTTGTTAAACCGGGCACGATTCGCACCGTGCTGCAGCTTGCTGTCTCTCGTGGCTGGCCAGTTCACCAGATGGATGTCTCCAATGCGTTTCTTCATGGACATCTTACTGAGCAGGTCTTTTGTGAGCAACCTACTGGCTTTGTCGATGCTTCTCATCCTGGACATGTGTGCTTGCTCTCTCGGTCGCTCTACGGCCTCAAGCAAGCCCCTCGCGCCTGGTACTAGCGGATCGCCAGCTTTCTGCAGACTATGGGCTTCTGCATCACTCGCTCGGATGCCTCGCTGTTTGTCTATCATCAGGGTGACATGACTGCCTACTTGCTCCTGTATGTCGACGACATCATCCTCacggcctcctccgccgctcTCCTTCAGCAGCTTACTCTCCGGCTTCGTGACGAGTTTGCCATCAAGGATCTGGGAGCTCTCCATTACTTCCTTGGCATTGAGGTCACACGGCGTCCTGATGGCTTCTTTCTCCATCAGCACAAGTATGCCCATGAGTTACTTGAGCGCGCCGGTATGCTCAACTGTCACCCTGTCGCAACTCCTGTGGACACGAAGGCCAAGGTTTCAGCTCTAGACGGTTCCCCAGCTTCTGATGCTCCGTTCTACCGATCTATAGTTGGAGCTCTTCAGTATCTGACGCTCACACGCCCAGATTGGCAGTATGCTGTTCAGCAGGTGTGTCTCCATATGCACGCTCCTCGTGATTCTCATTGGACGCTCGTCAAACGGATTCTCCGCTATATCCGTGGCACGACGCATCTTGGACTCACCCTCACAGCGTCCCCCTCTATGGAGATGGTGGCCTATTCGGATGCTGACTGGGCTGGCTGCCCTGACACTCGGTGCTCTACCTCTGGCTACTGTGTCTACCTCGGTCCCTCACTCGTTTCCTGGTCATCGAAACGACAGCCTACCGTCTCGCGCTCTAGCGCGGAGGCTGAGTACCGAGCTGTGGCCAACGCAGTTGCTGAGTGCACATGGCTCCGACAGCTGCTTCAGGAGTTGCATCACGGCGTGTCCCGCGCTACAGTTGTCTACTGCGACAATGTTTCGGCTGTATATCTCTCCGCCAACCCCGTTCATCATCgccggacaaagcacattgagctTGACATTCACTTCGTACGCGAACAGGTTGCTCTCGGACGGACTAGGGTTCTTCATGTTCCGACTGCGCAACAGTTTGCCGACGTGATGACTAAGGGATTGCCGACTTCTACTTTTGAGGAGTTTCGTTCCAGTCTCTGTGTCTCTGGCGACGCTTCGACTGCAGGGGGGTGTTGAATATATTGTGTACGTGTGCGTTATGTAACCGGCCCACCTCCTAGTTCCTTGTATAGTTAAGGTAGAGGCCCGCATCATGTATTATATATATGTGCCAAGGTGCACCGATCAATGTATTCCGCTTACACCCAAAACCCTAGCCTTCTACAGTGTGCTTGTATACCCTGGTCTTGTACGGGTTCGCCGTCTGGCTCACCGAAGCCGAGCTCGCGGAGGTGGCGAAGCTGCCGGGCTTCCTGCGCACGCTCCCCGACGGCAAGCAGGAGCTCCTACGCACGCCGTTGTCCCTGTTAGACACGTAGACTGAGTCGTTTCTTATCCCCGCACTGCATGTGATCGTGTGTTGCTTCTCCTTCCTTGCATAGCCAAGAAGACCCTCATGTGACCTGGGGTCACGGGGGCCAAACTCACTCATATAGGCAAGCACCGAGCTTACTTGTTTCACTTCAACATCTCATAACGTTGTAGTGTTAATTGGTATAGAATAGCTACTAGTCTAGGACTACATGCATCCATCCAACCTAATACTTTCCTGGAGGAAGGAAAACTCTGCGCAATGGAGCATATATAGATACGAATCAAAATGTCTATCGATCATTTCATAGTCATGCAGGTCATGAGTGTATTACTGCGAGCATGCATGCATTTCGTTCGCGCTAGGCGCTATTAGCTAGGCACCAGAAATCTTCACATGAAGGACGCATGCATGCAAAATATGCGTGACTCGGTCTTACTAGTTACTACAAACGCGACAGGTCATTCAAGAGCCAACTTTGCACGCAAAAAGATTTTTGTGCCAACAAGTGGCAATTTCTTTTCCGTCAAAGGTTGTCATGAGAAAAGAAGAAGTGAGTCGGTCTATGAGACTAGTAAGCTGTTGAGTAGGGCTGGACATAAAGCACGAAGCTTGGCGAGTTTAACAAGCGCTCGTTTGCTTGACTCGCATGAGCTTGGCTCGTTTTCTTACTAAAAATGCGAGTTGAGCAGTGATTTTGGCATAACGGGCTAAACAATCGAACCGACCATGTTCGTGTATTCGTTAAGATCGGTAATAACAGGGTTGTCGGGCCAATACATTGTTCTATCCTTAGGCTCATGGACCATCTAAGATGAGGCtgttcactagtggaaaacagggctttcgtgggagccttttgtcgcgggcgtgcctgcacccgcgacaaatggcctggccacgtcgccccgaaaccatttgGAGCGAGCCGGGCCTTTTAtcgcgcccttttgtcgcgggccgtatcacaacccgcgacaaaaggggtctgtGCTCTGGCGCCTCCCGCCAGCAcccctttgtcgcgggtcgtaatacggcccgcgacaaaatgtccatTCCTATATATACACGCAGCCAGCCCCCCCACCTCCccctacatttttttccttggtggtgaaaggtggaggtgtatgctagctcattttttcttgatgtgcacaagaggtgtttgatggaatgcttgtgagggatgccacttgattttatttgataatatttctcctttttttgatcctaaaaggttagcaactattttctcgtatatacatagtccgtacaatactaattttagcaaggtgattgcatctgatacacttatgatgcagatgagtcatccatggatgtacggtaaccgatgtgctcccgctttcagagagggcgtgaattctttcctgcttgtggccgaggccaacaagtcgaagcaaggttttatgtgttgtccatgtctgaaatgtaagaatgagaaggattactcttgctcaagagacattaagagccacctgcttcggtttggattcatgtccagctataatgtttggaccaagcacggagaagaaggggttatgatggaagacggcgatgaagaagaagataacgatgaccagtaccgatctatgttctctgaatgcgatgataccgcaatggacgacaatgaagaagaaggaggtgaagaacaggcatcagatgatcctgttgatgatgatcttcgtcgggccatttctgatgcaagaagagactgtgccacggataaggagaggttgcagttcgacaagatgttagaggaccaccacaaattgttgtacccaggttgtgaagatggacatagaaagctgggtagcatattggaattgctgaaatggaaggcagaggtcggtgtgactgactcgggatttgagaaattgatgataatattaaagaagctgtttccaagaaataacgaattgcccgtcagtacatatgaatcaaagaagcttgtctgccctctaggattagatgtgcagaagatacatgcatgcattaatgactgtatcctctaccacggtgagaagtacgagaatttgaataaatgtccgatatgcggtgcattgcggtataagatcagaaaagatgaccctggtgatgttgagggcgagccacccaggaagagggttcctgcgaaggtgatgtggtatgctcccataataccacggttaaaacgtttgttcagaaacaaagagcatgccaagttgttgcgatggcacatggaagaacgtaagaaagacgcgatgttgaggcaccccgctgatggtcggcagtggagaaacatcgggagagagttcccggattttgcaggtgaggcaaggaacttatactttggtctaagtacagatggcatgaatccctttggggagcagagctgcagtcacagcacctggcccgtgactctatgtatctacaaccttcctccttggttgtgcatgaagcggaagttcattatgatgctagTGCTTATCCAAGGTCCAAAGCAACCggacaacgacattgatgtgtacctaaggccattagtcgatgaacttttggagttgtgggccaaaccaggtgtacgtgtgtgggatgagcacaccgagcaagaattttacctacgagcgttgctattcgtaaccatcaatgattggcctgctctcagtaacatttcaggacagacgaacaaaggatacaatgcatgcacacactgtttagatgagactgaaagtaaatatttggaaaaaagcagaaaagttgtgtacccgttcaatcgtcgtttccttccgcgcaagcatcccttaaggaaaaaaggcaagcatttcgatggcgaggcagaccgccgtccgaagcctatcccccgtagtggtgctgatatatttgacatggtcaaggatttaaatgttatctttggaaagggtccaggcagtcgacctgttccgaaagacgctgacggacacgcgcccatgtggaagaaaaaatcaattttttgggagctagaataatggaaagtcctggaagtccgctctgcaattgacgtgatgcacctgaccaagaatctttgtgtgaatattctaggttttctgggcgtgtatggaaagacaaaagatacaccagaagcacgggaggaccaggaacgtcataaaggacgaaacggcaatcatcaagggaagtttgtagggcctgccagctacgctcttaacaaacaagagaaggagatcttttttgaagccctattcagtatcaaggttccgtctggtttctcgtcgaatataaaggggatagtaaatatgaaggagaaaaaattccagaacctgaagtcccatgactgtcacgtgcttatgacacaattgcttccggttgcattgaggggacttctaccacaaaatggtcgactagccattgtgaagatatgtgcattcctcaacgcaatttctcagaaggtaatggatccagaaactttgtcaggattacacgaagatgtggtcgaatgtcttgtcagcttcgagttgttgttcccaccatccttcttcaatattatgacgcacctcctcgttcacctagttgaagagattagaattctcggtcctgtatttctacacaatatgttccccttcgagaggttcatgggagtcttaaagaaatatgttcataaccgagctaggccggaaggaagtatctcaaagggctacggaactgaggaggtcattgagttttgtgttgactttcttcctgaccttaagccgattggtgttcctgaatctcggtatgaggggaggctgactggaaaaggcacactaggaaggaaagcaacggtgtgcagggacaagatttctttcaatcaagcacactacacagttctatacaattccatcttggtggctccgtacatcgagaaacataagaatgctttacgagaaataaacccgggccagcccgagtccttgattacacgt encodes:
- the LOC127304447 gene encoding uncharacterized mitochondrial protein AtMg00810-like, encoding MGFCITRSDASLFVYHQGDMTAYLLLYVDDIILTASSAALLQQLTLRLRDEFAIKDLGALHYFLGIEVTRRPDGFFLHQHKYAHELLERAGMLNCHPVATPVDTKAKVSALDGSPASDAPFYRSIVGALQYLTLTRPDWQYAVQQVCLHMHAPRDSHWTLVKRILRYIRGTTHLGLTLTASPSMEMVAYSDADWAGCPDTRCSTSGYCVYLGPSLVSWSSKRQPTVSRSSAEAEYRAVANAVAECTWLRQLLQELHHGVSRATVVYCDNVSAPSTVCLYTLVLYGFAVWLTEAELAEVAKLPGFLRTLPDGKQELLRTPLSLLDT